The Xyrauchen texanus isolate HMW12.3.18 unplaced genomic scaffold, RBS_HiC_50CHRs HiC_scaffold_681, whole genome shotgun sequence sequence ACAGAATTGGTTATGGCTTTGATGGGGCAGGAGAAGAAATGACCATTGCTCTAAAGGGACAGAGGGCAAGAACGGCTATCTGATGAGGCACAGAGCATAATTGACTTTTGCTAAGAATGGGCTCTGATGGGGCACAGAGCTGAATCGGTTATGCTTTGATGGGGCACAGAGCAGAATCGGTTATGGCTCTGATGGGGCACAGAGAAGAATCGGTTATGGCTCTGATGGGGCACAGAGCAGAATAGGCTATGACTCTGACGAGGCAGGAGGGCAGATCTGTCGGGACTGTGATGGGGCAGGAGCAGAATCGGCAGTGGCTCAAACGGGACAGGGGGCAAGAATGACCATCTGATGGCAAACAGACAGAATTGGTCAATGCTCTGTTGGGACAGGCGCCAAGAATCATCATCTGATGAGGCACAGAGCAGAATCAGTCATGGCTCTGATGGGGCATGAGGCACGATCTGCTGTTATGGGACAGGGGCCAAGAACGACTATCTGATGGGGCACAGAATTGACCAGGGCTCTGACAGGGGCACAGAGCACAATCAGAAGTGGTTCTGATGGGGCACAGAGACGAATTGGCAATGGATCTGACTGGAAAAATGGCAAGAGCACTCATGGCACTGCCGAGGCATGGGACAAGAATGGCCATAGTTCTAGCATGACATGGCAGAATCCGCCATGCCTCTGACAGGACATGGAGAAACATCAGCcagaaaatgttttgtaaataaaaattataaatatgtttgGTCTCTTTTTATTCTTACTAATAAGCACACTCAGCTCCATTTAACAGtacatttttcaatgtttaaattCACATAATTTCATCCAAAATATTGTAGTAAATATGAAAAAAGTCTGTAGATTATGTCTGGGCCTGGTGATGGCCAATTATTTGAGTAATATGTGTTGTGTGACGTTTATGTAGCTGTGGGCTACAAAGTATTTCTACAATACTTGTTCACAAGACACAGTGCAAGTTTCTTAAGCCTACTTTTAGAAAAAGCAGCCTGCTGTGGCAGTACCATGCTAAAGTAAAAGTATCAGatggatttgatttgaaataaaatttattttaatatgtgtttatagcTCTGAATTGTTCATGAGCTGTattgaaatttattttattttatttatttaacctttgTTTAACCAGGAAGTCCCTTGAGACTAAAGTCTCTTTTTCGAGGGAGACCTGGATTTATAAAGACATCTTCATTGTAGACAAAAGATAGGATGCATTTTGGAGTTTGTTTCAATGAATTGTTGGTAAATATCATCCAGTGACAATTTGTGTCACACAAATTCACTGGAAAACAGTCTTGAAACAAAAAAATCATGATGATCAGTGTGTAAAAACATGTTCTCTGTGATCAATAACACGCTTAACCAGACTAAGTCACACACAGCTCACTCATGCACTGAATCATTTGTAGCGGTTTCTCACTCAGTAAGCAGTACCGGATACTTTAGAACACTGGATGATATTTACCAACGGTTCATTGAAACAACTCCAAAATGATCATGAATGCATAAGGCACAAGCTGCTGTTGGCACTGATggaaaaatcttgatttgtgtcagtgtttgtaacTTTAACCTTTGGACATTTATTCCACTATTAATGAGTGGGAGTTGTTTTCTCAATGGCTGTAATCATAATCGGTTTTTGAATAATTCTATTGTCTATTGTAATAAACCATGACTGAGCACACAAAAACACCCGCTTCACCAACAGAGTTCAGATCAACCTACCGTACAAGAGGCTCCTGAAACTGATCTGATCAAACATCAACAGTAAGTCTGTCCTCAAAGAAAAATCCATGTAATAAATAGTTTTTTCTCCACTTTTGTACAGTAACACTTTTCTTCCTTAGTCTGACTTCAAAAATCAAGTTCATTTTGAGTACTCTTTATGTTTGAATTATCTGCTGAGATCAGATCAATGTCGATACATCTTTTTGTGATCCATATTTGTAGTTTGTGATGGATTTCAGTGGGAAATATCAGCTGGAGTCACACGAGAACTTTGAAGCTTTCATGAAGGCGATTGGTAAGTAACAAACAAACCTGACATGAGAATATCTGAACATTTAACACAAACACGAGTCAAACACTTGACATCTGTTTCATTGTTTGTGAAAATGTGTCAGGTCGGCCAGATGATGAGATTGAGAAAGGTAAAGACATCAAGAGCATCTCCGACATACAGCAGACTGGAAATGACTTTAATGTCACCGTGACGGCGGGAACTAAAGTGATCATGTACTCGTTTACTGTGGGTGAAGAGTGTGAACTGGAGACTTTCACTGGAGAAAAAGCCAAAGTGAGTAACATCAATGTGGGGAACACATTACCAGTCATATTATTATATCATATGCAGGATTGTTTGACATCATATTATTTGACACAATAGtcatattaaaaaaatctataaatactgtatatagtgtagGTTATgtattgcataaagaaaataaagcctagaTTAGGGCCATGATGTTTTTTGGCATTGTGATAATAGTTTGTTATGACAATAGTTTTATTTATCAGCATTAATTGAAGACAGCACAAGTACTTCcataatatataaatactttataatttaaaataatatatcattatattatagattagatattatatatattatacagccCTACAGTAATTAGAAGTTATGAGAgcagtttttgcattttttttattgttacactTTCTATCTCTGTATTTTGTATATCCATTTGTGACAGATGTACGTACGGTCTTTAAAAACACTTGATACAGTATGTAATGTTTGGTGAAACATGAATATATGTGATGATGCAAAAGATCTTAATggtgtttaaatatgttttatgttctttttgcaaaatattcttctttcttatttcattttggggtgaaatgtgacctgatcACATTCTTGACAGGTTGTGTGAGTTTCACCAGATATTAAAGATTTAGATAAAGGTTGTCGTTTTTCATCTGCTTCATGTCTCCATTTGTGTCAGACTGTAGTTCACATGGAGGGGAATAAACTGACAGTGTTTCTGAAGGGGATTGAATCTGTTACTGAGCTGAATGAAGACATCATCAGTAATGTGAGTGAACACTGAACCGGTTTGAGCTGCTTAAAGTGATCGTTCACCCACAAATCAAAGTGCTGTCATTTAATTTGATGTACCTCCAAACCCATTCGAGTAATGATGTCTATTCCCCTCGCTTTACAAAAGTGAGTATGACATTGAGATGTGTATTGTTTCAGACCATGACCTTTGATGGCATCGTGTACAAGAGGACCAGCAAACGCATCTCCTGAGGATTGCAAACGAACCACAAAATGCATCTTAACTTGAATCAAAACAAGACAATCTGATCTGTTGGAAATGCTTTTATTACAGGTAGTGAAATCAGGCAGATTCAGGAACATCATTTCATGTTTGATGTTAATAAAGATATAagattactgtaatgcatgtGAAATGTGAAGGTCTATGAGGCGGCTTTGATTTGCACGTGCTCACCAGCAACTGTCATGGGTTTATTGGTGAGCATGGCCTCCCTCATGTTGTGATAAACGTACTCGTTCTGTTTAAACATGCGCAGCTCCATCTCTGTCTGCGTCCGCATCGCCTGAAAAACACATATTTCACATATTAGAAGCTGCACTGTACAATCATTATGCAAATAAAGTCCTGTAAGTACTATCACAAACTAATCTGATTATGCTCACAGTAGCATTTTGTACTTTGAATAAATGATGCTTTTGTTGAAATATCTCAACTaaacaatgtattgttttatttttagtgtaacagggttgacacaaaacatgtataataaaaaaaaaaaaaagggaaatgcCATTGGTGTTATTACAACTGATTTGTATTAATTATAAGACATTCCAAAATGAAAAAAGCTGAATTTACTAATTTATTAAAATGCTAAGTATAAGAATTTCAAAGTTACTGCGACAGGGTTGAAATAATGTAGCGCTAAATGGTTAGGAACAAAAACTAGTAGTACAGTTTATACTTACTATTGGTACTTTGCAAGGCTGTAAGCACTAAAtacaccgtgtgtgtgtgtgtttatatatatataatatatatatatacacacacaatttttcCTGAAAGTTTCTGGCACAATTGGCACTATCTCCTGAGAATGACTATTTTCATTTCATAGTTCAAaataaaaagatttcatacagCCAAAAATCAAGTTTAAGATTTAGAAGACCCAGTAATCTTCTGTATGAAGAGCTTTAAAATGAAGCTTTCCTCTTTATCAGTGATGATGACAATGATTGATTATTGAATACCTCCAGGTCTTTGGTGATAGTGTGATGTGGTCCGTGTGTGACCATCAGGATGGCATACGCTCTACATATCAGACCATGAGCAGCCTCGATTAAACCTGCATGCCAGTGTGTGACGCCAGCTCTCATGATGGCCATGCCCAGCAGGGCGTTATTGGGGTGATACAGCTTCCTAAGAGGAGGAACAGAGACAGTGGAGGAAAATTAACATTTGTGTGTAATCGTGTTTGGAACAAGTGTTTTCAGAATGACTGGACTTTAAAAGATTAGGAAAAGAAAACATTCTAGAattgatggagaaaaaaaaaacggatAGACATAATATGACCTATTTAACGGTTTTAAAGATGACCTATTTAACCcactggggtctgagggtgttttgggccctggagaagttttgacctgccttgagatttgtgttttttcagttgcttaaaaacaaattaatggctaaagtctgataacactgtattcagcacaaactgggctacaataatctgtgagcaacatgtatgtacatgtttgtatttttgagaaaataatgtttatgcatggtttttggaaaaactaaatgtttaagtaattgaaataaggtcatataacacataataaacatttgtccacaagacttttgagaactggacctTGTAGCTCtagattttttgctacaaaatgatgtgaaaatcatcctgatcactcattcatacaaaacaatatagtcatttaacttttgtaagacacttttagtgttgataggtaatatgcaaggaggcgtgaacgatcatgaatatggatgtatttcacacctgaggatacaaagaccccgcccctgggcctatcaatgagggatagagaatgaatgtgaggagacttaatgatccaa is a genomic window containing:
- the LOC127642541 gene encoding fatty acid binding protein 1-A, liver-like → MDFSGKYQLESHENFEAFMKAIGRPDDEIEKGKDIKSISDIQQTGNDFNVTVTAGTKVIMYSFTVGEECELETFTGEKAKTVVHMEGNKLTVFLKGIESVTELNEDIISNTMTFDGIVYKRTSKRIS